A genomic stretch from Lathyrus oleraceus cultivar Zhongwan6 chromosome 2, CAAS_Psat_ZW6_1.0, whole genome shotgun sequence includes:
- the LOC127119738 gene encoding transcription factor MYC1, protein MNLWSDDNSSVMEAFMTSSDLSTLWPPAPPSQPPQTTTGFNQDTLQQRLQALIEGASELWTYAIFWQPSYDYSGTSLLGWGDGYYKGEEDKTKAKSKSKSKATSPAEQEHRRKVLRELNSLISGNPVTDESAVDEEVTDTEWFFLVSMTQSFVNGGGLPGQAYFNSTPVWLVGGESLSVSACDRARQGQEYGLQTLTCIPSANGVLELGSTELIYQNNDLMNKVKMLFNFNNNFEFGSSWQLGNSAAIAHQGENDPSSIWLSDPEARDSVDTNSLAATTTTNTSISNPSHQQHQHQLQNNNNNQSLSVSVTKTIQFETHGSSTLTEVPSVVHVTSKPNNQSFFHKEMNLSEYGGSNNHHQRSLKPESGEILSFGGESKKSSYVTNNGNSNSNFFSGQSNIVSVAEENHNNNTNNGNGKRRSPNSRGSNNDDGMLSFTSGVIVPPAASNLKFSGGTGCGDSDHSDLEASVVKEVDNSRVVEPEKKPRKRGRKPANGREEPLNHVEAERQRREKLNQRFYALRAVVPNVSKMDKASLLGDAISYITELKTKLQKTESDKDGLEKQLDEMKSELQKINENSSHPPPAPPQQQQQQQPVPKKSSSSNQALIDLDIDVKIIGWDAMIRIQCSKKNHPAARLMAALMELDLEVHHASVSVVNDLMIQQATVKMGSRFYTQEQLRAALSSKVGDVQ, encoded by the coding sequence ATGAATCTCTGGAGCGACGATAATTCTTCAGTAATGGAGGCTTTCATGACCTCCTCTGATTTATCCACCTTATGGCCACCGGCGCCGCCGTCTCAgccaccacaaacaaccaccgGATTCAACCAAGACACACTCCAGCAAAGGCTTCAAGCTTTAATCGAAGGCGCATCGGAACTCTGGACCTATGCTATCTTCTGGCAACCGTCTTATGATTATTCCGGTACTTCTCTTCTCGGTTGGGGTGACGGTTACTACAAAGGAGAAGAAGATAAAACAAAAGCGAAATCAAAGTCAAAATCTAAAGCTACTTCACCGGCTGAACAAGAACACCGGAGAAAAGTTCTCCGGGAACTTAATTCTTTAATCTCCGGTAATCCGGTTACCGACGAATCTGCCGTTGATGAAGAAGTTACCGATACGGAATGGTTCTTTTTAGTTTCCATGACTCAGTCTTTTGTCAACGGCGGCGGACTTCCCGGGCAAGCTTACTTTAACTCAACTCCGGTTTGGTTGGTCGGCGGCGAGAGTCTCTCCGTCTCGGCGTGTGACAGAGCGAGACAAGGTCAGGAATACGGTTTACAAACGCTGACATGTATACCATCGGCGAACGGTGTTTTGGAGCTTGGATCTACGGAATTGATTTATCAAAACAATGATTTGATGAATAAAGTGAAGATGCTTTTCAATTTCAATAATAACTTTGAGTTTGGATCTTCTTGGCAGTTAGGTAATTCTGCTGCAATAGCTCATCAAGGTGAAAATGATCCATCTTCGATTTGGCTCAGCGATCCAGAAGCTAGAGATTCCGTTGATACAAATTCTCTTGctgcaacaacaacaacaaacacatcaaTTTCAAATCCAAGTCACCAACAACACCAGCACCAACTTCAGAACAATAACAATAATCAGAGTTTGAGTGTGAGTGTCACCAAGACGATACAATTTGAAACTCATGGTTCAAGTACTTTAACGGAAGTTCCTAGTGTTGTTCATGTTACAAGCAAGCCGAATAATCAAAGTTTCTTTCATAAAGAAATGAATCTTTCTGAATATGGTGGGAGTAACAATCATCATCAACGTTCACTGAAGCCGGAATCCGGTGAGATTCTGAGTTTTGGAGGCGAGAGTAAAAAGAGTTCTTATGTTACTAATAATGGAAATTCAAATTCGAATTTCTTCTCCGGTCAATCAAATATAGTATCAGTTGCTGAGGAAAACCACAACAATAACACCAACAACGGAAATGGAAAGAGGAGATCGCCTAATTCAAGAGGAAGCAACAACGATGATGGAATGTTATCTTTTACTTCCGGTGTAATTGTCCCACCGGCGGCATCCAATTTGAAATTCTCAGGTGGTACTGGTTGTGGTGATTCAGACCATTCGGATCTGGAGGCTTCGGTGGTGAAGGAGGTGGATAACAGTCGTGTGGTGGAGCCGGAAAAGAAGCCGAGAAAGAGAGGAAGGAAACCGGCAAATGGAAGAGAAGAACCATTGAATCATGTTGAAGCTGAGAGACAAAGAAGAGAGAAGCTGAATCAGAGATTCTATGCTCTTCGTGCAGTTGTTCCTAATGTTTCAAAGATGGATAAAGCTTCACTTTTGGGAGATGCTATATCTTACATTACTGAACTGAAAACAAAGCTTCAGAAAACAGAATCTGATAAAGATGGATTAGAAAAACAACTTGATGAAATGAAGAGTGAGCTTCAGAAAATCAATGAAAACTCTTCTCATCCCCCACCCGCACCACcacaacagcagcaacaacagcaacCAGTACCCAAAAAATCATCATCTTCCAATCAAGCTTTAATTGATTTGGATATCGACGTCAAGATTATAGGTTGGGATGCAATGATAAGGATCCAATGCAGTAAGAAAAACCACCCTGCAGCGAGGTTGATGGCGGCGTTAATGGAGCTTGACCTAGAAGTGCACCATGCCAGTGTGTCTGTGGTGAATGACTTGATGATACAACAAGCAACTGTGAAGATGGGGAGTCGTTTTTACACCCAGGAGCAGCTTCGGGCAGCATTGTCCTCTAAAGTCGGGGATGTTCAATAA